One Brachybacterium kimchii genomic window carries:
- a CDS encoding response regulator transcription factor, translating into MTRILIVEDEESFSDPLAYSLRKEGYEVAVAGTGNEALRIFSTHGADLVLLDLMLPGIGGTEVCREIRRTSSVPVIMLTAKDDEFDKVLGLELGADDYVTKPYSSRELLARIKAVLRRGQDTGEDEEDVTLRAGGIEMDVERHVVTVRGEDVSLPLKEFELLELLLRNVDRVLTRGQLIDRVWGANYVGDTKTLDVHVKRLRAKIEPDPKNPVHLVTVRGLGYKFEALER; encoded by the coding sequence ATGACGCGGATCCTGATCGTCGAGGACGAGGAGTCGTTCTCCGACCCCCTCGCCTACTCCCTGCGCAAGGAGGGGTACGAGGTCGCCGTCGCCGGCACCGGCAACGAGGCGCTGCGGATCTTCTCGACCCACGGCGCGGACCTCGTCCTGCTGGACCTCATGCTCCCCGGCATCGGCGGCACCGAGGTGTGCCGCGAGATCCGCCGCACCTCGAGCGTCCCGGTCATCATGCTCACGGCCAAGGACGACGAGTTCGACAAGGTCCTCGGGCTCGAGCTCGGGGCCGACGACTACGTCACCAAGCCCTACTCCTCGCGCGAGCTGCTGGCCCGCATCAAGGCCGTGCTGCGCCGCGGTCAGGACACCGGCGAGGACGAGGAGGACGTGACCCTGCGCGCGGGCGGCATCGAGATGGATGTCGAGCGCCATGTGGTGACGGTGCGCGGCGAGGACGTCTCGCTGCCCCTCAAGGAGTTCGAGCTGCTCGAGCTGCTGCTGCGCAACGTGGACCGCGTGCTCACCCGCGGACAGCTCATCGACCGGGTGTGGGGCGCGAACTACGTGGGCGACACGAAGACCCTCGATGTCCACGTCAAGCGCCTGCGCGCGAAGATCGAGCCCGACCCGAAGAACCCCGTGCACCTGGTGACGGTAAGGGGCCTGGGCTACAAGTTCGAGGCCCTCGAGCGCTGA
- a CDS encoding CarD family transcriptional regulator: MNFAVGETVVYPHHGAALIEEVKSRTIKGEERTYLKLKVAQGDLTIEVPADNVDLVGVRDVVDKEGLEEVFDVLRQPYTEEPTNWSRRYKANVEKLASGDVKKVAEVVRDLWRRDQDRGLSAGEKRMLAKARQILVSELALAEKTDETKAESILDEVLAS, translated from the coding sequence ATGAACTTTGCCGTCGGCGAGACCGTCGTCTACCCGCACCACGGAGCAGCGCTGATCGAGGAGGTCAAGAGCCGCACCATCAAGGGCGAGGAGCGCACCTATCTCAAGCTGAAGGTGGCCCAGGGGGATCTCACCATCGAGGTGCCGGCCGACAACGTCGACCTGGTCGGCGTCCGCGACGTGGTGGACAAGGAGGGACTCGAGGAGGTCTTCGACGTGCTGCGCCAGCCGTACACGGAGGAGCCCACCAACTGGTCCCGCCGCTACAAGGCGAACGTCGAGAAGCTCGCCTCGGGGGATGTCAAGAAGGTCGCCGAGGTCGTGCGCGACCTCTGGCGTCGCGATCAGGACCGCGGCCTCTCGGCCGGGGAGAAGCGGATGCTCGCCAAGGCGCGGCAGATCCTGGTCTCCGAGCTCGCGCTCGCGGAGAAGACCGACGAGACCAAGGCCGAATCAATCCTCGACGAGGTCCTCGCCTCCTGA
- a CDS encoding PTS lactose transporter subunit IIB: MRTIAVVSGSGVTASAHLARQVREHLAHRGIQAHVLPTTVMDMLSQDFHADLIIATVEIPQSLRIPVVSGMPLLLETDPQVVFDDVERLLARPSPVRPARHRPPGRPVPGRPGAPQRRTP, translated from the coding sequence GTGCGCACCATCGCAGTCGTCAGCGGTTCCGGCGTCACCGCCTCCGCACATCTGGCCCGCCAGGTCCGCGAGCACCTCGCGCACCGGGGCATCCAGGCGCACGTCCTGCCCACCACGGTGATGGACATGCTCTCCCAGGACTTCCACGCCGACCTCATCATCGCGACCGTCGAGATCCCGCAGAGCCTGCGCATCCCCGTGGTCTCCGGGATGCCACTGCTGCTGGAGACGGACCCCCAGGTGGTCTTCGACGACGTCGAGCGCCTGCTCGCGCGCCCCTCCCCCGTGCGCCCGGCCCGCCATCGCCCGCCGGGGCGCCCTGTGCCCGGTCGCCCCGGGGCTCCCCAGCGCCGCACCCCGTGA
- the ilvA gene encoding threonine ammonia-lyase IlvA — protein MSATDTPQPVLAAEDVESAAARLDGIVRRTPVHLSERLSAIAGVPVWLKREDLQVVRSYKLRGAYLFMDSLDGPSRTAGVVAASAGNHAQGVAYACQALGIDGRIYVPGTTPRQKRDRITTLGGDRVELILIGDTFDDAAEAAADDARRTGATMVPPFDHPQIMAGQGTVALEALIDIRENHGQDISTVVLPVGGGGLLGGCGTWLREREPSVRVVAVEPAGAVSMAAALRHGGPVTLHDLDRFVDGAAVRRVGAETLRAAQAIGPDLVAVDEGAVCTEMLALYQTDGIIAEPAGALAAAAVATGLVRPDGADEAEAIGTEAHDAPSAQGDSGDGILVVVSGGNNDVSRYNEVVERSLVHEGLKHYFLVTFAQEPGALRRFLDQVLGQDDDIVLFDYIKRNNREEGPALVGIELGAKENFEPLLSRMAASNMQIERIDPDDPIYRYLT, from the coding sequence ATGTCCGCCACTGACACGCCCCAGCCCGTCCTCGCCGCCGAGGACGTCGAGTCCGCCGCCGCGCGCCTGGACGGCATCGTGCGCCGCACCCCCGTGCACCTGAGCGAGCGGCTGAGCGCGATCGCGGGCGTACCGGTCTGGCTCAAGCGGGAGGACCTCCAGGTGGTGCGCTCCTACAAGCTGCGCGGCGCCTACCTGTTCATGGACTCCCTGGACGGTCCGTCCCGCACCGCGGGCGTGGTCGCCGCGAGCGCCGGCAACCACGCCCAGGGCGTCGCCTACGCGTGCCAGGCCCTCGGCATCGACGGCCGCATCTACGTCCCCGGCACCACGCCCCGCCAGAAGCGCGATCGCATCACGACGCTCGGAGGCGACCGGGTCGAGCTGATCCTCATCGGCGACACCTTCGACGACGCCGCCGAGGCCGCGGCCGACGACGCCCGGCGCACGGGCGCCACCATGGTCCCGCCCTTCGACCACCCCCAGATCATGGCGGGCCAGGGCACCGTCGCCCTCGAGGCGCTCATCGACATCCGCGAGAACCACGGCCAGGACATCTCCACCGTCGTGCTGCCCGTGGGCGGCGGCGGGCTGCTGGGCGGGTGCGGCACCTGGCTGCGGGAGCGCGAGCCCTCGGTGCGCGTGGTCGCGGTCGAGCCCGCGGGCGCGGTCTCGATGGCGGCGGCCCTGCGCCATGGCGGTCCCGTGACCCTGCACGATCTGGACCGCTTCGTGGACGGCGCGGCCGTGCGCCGCGTGGGCGCGGAGACCCTGCGCGCGGCCCAGGCCATCGGGCCGGACCTCGTCGCGGTGGACGAGGGCGCCGTGTGCACCGAGATGCTCGCGCTCTACCAGACCGATGGGATCATCGCCGAGCCCGCGGGCGCGCTGGCCGCGGCGGCCGTGGCGACGGGTCTCGTGCGGCCCGACGGCGCCGACGAGGCCGAGGCGATCGGCACCGAGGCGCACGACGCCCCGAGCGCGCAGGGCGACTCGGGCGACGGCATCCTGGTCGTCGTCTCCGGAGGGAACAACGACGTCTCGCGCTACAACGAGGTCGTCGAGCGCTCCCTCGTCCACGAGGGCCTCAAGCACTACTTCCTGGTCACCTTCGCGCAGGAGCCGGGAGCGCTGCGGCGCTTCCTGGACCAGGTGCTCGGGCAGGACGACGACATCGTCCTGTTCGACTACATCAAGCGCAACAACCGGGAGGAGGGGCCCGCGCTCGTCGGGATCGAGCTCGGCGCGAAGGAGAACTTCGAGCCCCTGCTCTCGCGGATGGCCGCCTCGAACATGCAGATCGAGCGCATCGACCCCGACGACCCGATCTACCGCTACCTCACCTGA
- the galE gene encoding UDP-glucose 4-epimerase GalE codes for MTTLVIGGAGYIGSHVVRLLLEKGEQVVVVDDLSTGFRSRTEGADLVELDVTSKDAVDRLAFHLTSSGADSVIHFAAHKQVGESVANPEMYWHDNVGGLANVLAACAKAKVRDVVFSSSAAVYGMPDVYSVTEDLEPRPINPYGATKYVGEWMLADAERAHDMRTVALRYFNVAGAGWPELADTLVMNLVPIILDALDRGDVPTVFGDDYDTPDGTCIRDYVHVLDLAEAHVAALDYLRGDDRPHHVFNVGTGTGSSVLEVIDAIAKVKGIEIEPRLGERRPGDPARLICSTDRIRETLSWKSEKSLEDIVRSAVEARDAANGADAAGSSSEG; via the coding sequence ATGACGACTCTCGTGATCGGTGGTGCCGGGTACATCGGGTCGCACGTGGTGCGACTCCTGCTGGAGAAGGGCGAGCAGGTGGTCGTGGTCGACGACCTCTCCACGGGCTTCCGCTCGCGCACGGAGGGCGCCGACCTCGTCGAGCTCGACGTGACGAGCAAGGATGCCGTGGACCGCCTCGCCTTCCACCTCACCAGCTCCGGCGCGGACTCCGTGATCCACTTCGCCGCCCACAAGCAGGTCGGCGAGTCCGTCGCGAACCCGGAGATGTACTGGCACGACAACGTGGGCGGGCTCGCCAACGTGCTCGCCGCCTGCGCGAAGGCCAAGGTGCGCGACGTCGTGTTCTCCTCCTCCGCGGCCGTCTACGGCATGCCCGACGTGTACTCCGTGACCGAGGATCTCGAGCCGCGGCCCATCAACCCCTACGGCGCCACGAAGTACGTGGGGGAGTGGATGCTGGCCGACGCCGAGCGCGCCCACGACATGCGCACCGTCGCACTGCGCTACTTCAACGTCGCGGGTGCCGGCTGGCCCGAGCTCGCCGACACCCTGGTGATGAACCTGGTGCCGATCATCCTGGACGCTCTGGACCGCGGGGACGTGCCGACGGTGTTCGGCGACGACTACGACACCCCCGACGGCACCTGCATCCGCGACTACGTGCACGTCCTGGACCTCGCCGAGGCGCACGTCGCCGCGCTCGACTACCTCCGCGGCGACGACCGTCCGCACCACGTGTTCAACGTCGGCACCGGCACGGGCTCGAGCGTCCTCGAGGTGATCGACGCGATCGCGAAGGTCAAGGGCATCGAGATCGAGCCGCGCCTCGGCGAGCGCCGCCCCGGCGATCCGGCGCGCCTCATCTGCTCGACCGACCGCATCCGCGAGACGCTCAGCTGGAAGAGCGAGAAGTCGCTCGAGGACATCGTGCGCTCGGCCGTCGAGGCCCGCGACGCCGCGAACGGCGCGGACGCCGCCGGGTCCTCCTCGGAGGGCTGA